The sequence CCGCAACGTGCGAGCAGCCGGTGGGCGTCAGGGGCGCCGATGTGGCGTACCAGCGACCTTGCCGACCGGCTTGGGTTTCTTCCCGCGGCCTTGAGCAGCTCCACCAACAGCCGCTCGGCCTCTGGGGACAGTTCGCGTCGCCGGATCGAAACGACGGCGGAGTCCACTCTGGGCTGTGGGCGGAACGAGGCGGGGCGAACCCTGCGGACGAGCCCGATGTCGTACCTGGCCGCCCACCACGCCAGTTCGCCAGCCGAAGAGGTCGCCGAAACCAGCCGCCGGGCGAATCCCCATTCCACGGTCAGCGCCCCTCGCACGACCGTGGGCCTGCGTGCGCCGAGAAGTCTGCGAAACAACGCCGTCGAGGCGGAGTACGGCGGATTCGCCATGACGAGGAAGTCTTTGCGAGGCAACGTGACGGTGCGCAGATCACCGCGTACGACCCGCACGCGGGCGTTGTCCCGGAACCTGCGGATGAGCATCGCGGCGAACTCGGCGTCACGCTCCACAGCGAGCACGCGCGCGCCTCGTTTCGCCGCGGCGGACGTCAGCACCCCGGGGCCCGCGCCGAAGTCGATCACTAGATCGTCCGGTCCCGGTCGGCAGACGCGGACAAGGGTGTTCACCACGTCTTCGGCGACGAGAAAGTGCACACCTGAGGGATTGGGCCGGGTGCCGCGTTCGCTGCGGCGAGGAAAACGCCTTTCGGCTGACATGTCTGCTCCGTCATGAAGGAGGGGAGGCGCGAGAGCGCGCGGGAGAACTTCATGGCGCAGCGACTGCCCGCCCGGATGAGGGCAGCAGAAAGGAAACGCTGGAGTCAGCGTGGTGCGCGGCAGTGGAATGCCGCGTGAAGGAGGGCCTGGGGAAAGGCCACAGCCGCTGCTGTCAGAACAGCCGCAGCCGGATGTAAACGGCGTAACAACCCATGCGGTCACGGTATCAGCGAGGTCCACCGGTTTTTGTCGTCACTCGCCTGGAGCAACTTCGTATGTGGATGGTTCCGTTCGCTTCCCTGTCTGCTTTCCAGTAGCGCTGGATGGCCGTAGCCTCGGTCGCATCGCCAGACGTGGAGACTGCTTGAGTCCACTGTGTTCGGTCGATTTCCTCGTGACGAAACGGAAAGTGAGCGAAGCAATGACTGCATTGGTGGAGAGCGACCTGGTTGCCGTCGAGATCGAGGTGCGTGGCGATGTCGATGTGGCGGACTACACCGCGCATCTCGCGAGAACACCGCAACGCTGTGGCATCGCAGGCATCGCAGGGATCGACAGCATCACGGATGCCGACGGCAGTGCCCGCGATACGGATGGTGGAACGGCGAGTTCCGTCGCGCTCGCGTTCCCTGTTGAACGCAGCTGGAGCTACGCGGCCGCGCTGGTCAGTCAGAGTGCACCAGGTGTGGTGCGCATCGAGGCCGACGCCGTCGCGGAGGACGTTCACGCGACGGTCGCTCAGGCCTGCCGGATCTTGTCGCTCGATGTGGACGGCACCGGCTTTCCCTCGGTACTGGCCCGCGATCCGGTACTCGCGCGCAGGGTGAGGGCAGGTCCGGGGTTGCGGCCGGTGTTGTTCGGCTCGGCGTACGAGGCCGCGTGCTGGGCTGTGGTGTGCCATCGGCTCCGGGTGTCGCAGGCCGATGCCCTCGTGCGCCACATCGCCGAACGCCGAGGGCGACGCCTGCGAATCGGAGGCCGCGAGGTCGTGTGTTTTCCCGCGCCAGGCGACCTCGGTGATCTCGATTCCTCGTACCGACTCTCAGCCGTGAAGCGCAAGCGGCTGGCTGCGGTAGCCGAAGCAGGCGTTGAGGGTGTCCTCGATGCGGCGAGGCTGCGGCGACTACCGATCGGCACGGCACTGGAGGAGGTGCGGAGACTGCCCGGCATCGGACCGTTCTCCGCCGAGCTCGTGGTGGGACGCGGGGCAGGACACCCCGATCTCTTTCCCCGGGCGGAAAGTCACCTCACCACGGCGTTGCGGCGGCATTACGACACCGACGAACCGGGACTCGCCGCAGTGGCCGACCGGTGGCGGCCCTACCGAGGCTGGGGAGCGTTCTTCTTCCGGGAGGTGACAATCGACGAACAGTAGCGTGTCGTGCCGCTGCCGTCACCGAGGTGGGGGTGACGGTGCGCTGAACAGCCTGTGATGAGCTGACATTCGTGAACGGGGTGGACGAAAATGGGGTGGATGGCGACGGCATCGTGCTGAGGGCGCTGGACTTCGGAACTGACGCCGCGAGCATGATCGCTGTCATCACCGGTGTGCTGGCGCTGGCAGTGGTCGTCGTGAGCAGGCCGTGGCGGTTCGCGCGCAATGTGGTGACCATCGTGCACGAAGCGGGACACGCACTCTTCGCACTACTCGCGGGGCGTCGTTTGCAGGGCATCAGGCTGCATTCCGACACCTCCGGTGTGACGGTGTCGAAGGGCAGGCCCACAGGCCCCGGCATGGTGCTGACGGCGCTGGCGGGCTACCCGGCCCCGGCTCTGCTCGGGGTCGTGTTCGCGTGGCTGGTCTCGGCCGAACGGCTCAGCGTCGTGCTGGGGATCGCGGCTGTGCTGCTGCTCGGTGTGCTCGTGATGGTCCGCAACGCCTACGGGATCTTCTCGGTGGTTCTGTCCGCCATGGTTCTCGGAGGCATCGCATTGTTCGCCGGTCCAGCCGTGCAGGCGGCCTTCGTCTACCTGATCACCTGGTTCCTGCTGTTCGGCGCGATCCGGCCGTTGTTCGAGCTCCAGATGAAACGACGCAGGGGCGCGGCGCGCGATTCGGACATCGACCAGTTGGCGCGCCTGACGGCGTTGCCCGCGATGCTCTGGCTGTTCGTGGTGGGAGTGCTTTCGGTGACCTGTGTGGTCGCAGGCGGCATGTTGCTGATCGAACCGGCGCTGGCGCCGGCGGACGTGTTCTCCTCGGCGACGGAGTGACCGGGCGCCGGTGCCGTCACCGAGGTGGGGCACACTAGAACGAGGAGAAGTCGATGCGAGTACCCGGTGTGGCCGGGTGCGGTCGTCGGAAGGATGGCACGGTGACGGACGAGGTGGCGAAGGCGGTCGAGGAGTGTGCTCGGGCGGCGAAGGACGCGGCTCCGTCACTGGCCCGCGCCACGAACGAGACCGTCGATGCCGCGCTGAACGGTATGGCCCAGCGGCTGCTGGCACACCGTGAGGCGATTCTGAAGGCCAACCGGCAGGACGTCTCCACTGCGCAGTCCACAGGGATGAGCACGGGCCTGCTCGACCGGCTGACCATCACCGAGAGCAGGCTGACGGACATGGCCGATCAGCTTCGTCTCCTTGCCTCGGCCCCGCATCAGGATCGCAGCGTCGTCGTATCCACACTTCCCGGCGACCTTCAGCTCGTGGAGCGCCGCCGTCCTGTCGGTGTGATCGGGGCCAACTACGAGGCCAGGCCCAACGTGACGGTGGACGTCGCGTCGCAGCTGGTGAAGTCCCGAAACGCGGGGGTGCTGCGTACCGGATCGGCTGCTTTGGGTTCGGCCACGTGCCTGCTCGAGGGAGTCATCCGCCCCGCTCTGGCCGAGGCAGGTATCGACGAGCGTGTCGTGCAGCTCGTGCCACGGGCCGAGCGGGAGGCGGCGACCGAGCTGGTGCGACTGCCCGACCTCGTGCCGCTGGTGATCCTGCGGGGTAGCGGGGACAGCACACGTTCCCTCGCGCTGACAGCCGCGCAGCACGGTGTGCGGACGCTCGCTCACGCCGACGGCGGTGGCGTGCTGTACGTCGATGAGAATGCCGATGAGGACACCGTCCGCTCACTCATCACGAACAGCCTCGACCGACTCGGCGTGTGCAATCGGCTGAACCTGCTGCTCATTCACGATGCCGTGCACGACCAGATCTGGCCGATCGTGTCCGAGGCGCTTGCCGCGCGTGGTGTCACACCGTCGCTGCCTCCGCACGAGCATCCCATCGGCTACGAATGGGCACTCGACTCCGAACGCGAGGCCACGGTCACCGTGGCGCGAGTCGGGGGAGTCGCCGAAGCGGTCCGGATCGCCAACGAGCAGACGTCTGGTCTGGCAGCGGGGATCGCCACCGAGGACGCCGCGACGGCCGAGGCGTTCTTCGACGGCTACCAGGGAACCGGTGTGTTCTGGAACGCGCCGACGCGTCTGCTGGACGGGTTCAAGCTGCTCGGCGTGCCGGAGACCGGCATCAATCTCGACAAGGTGCCCGGCCCGCGCGGCCCGGTCACCTACACCGACCTGTACGTCCGGCAGTACGCAGTCCTCCCCGCAGGGCGGTGAGCAGGCGGTTCGCAGGTTGAGCGGCTGTGCGGGAATGCCAGGTGCGCCACAGGCGTCGTCACTGTGGTGAGTGCGGGGCCCGTCGATGTCGTGACGCGGTGGTGACGAGCAGAACGCGCATCACCGAGGTGATCGATCACCCGTTCGAAGGGTACCGTAGGTTGCCGCCCCTGCCTGGGTGGTGCCACGGCCGTGGCGTCACCGAGAAGATCTACCCCAGGAGCAGGAGCTTTTTCATGGTCGCCAGCACGGCGCATTCGCACAACGTCACCGAGGTCGCCACCGACCCTTCCATCGACACCGACACCGACACCGGCACTGCGGCCGACAGCGGCCCTGCCACCGAGTTCGGCACACTGGGGCTCCGCCCCGAGTTGTTGAGGGCGCTGTCGGATCTCGGTTACGAGGAACCGACCCCCATCCAGATGGCCGCGATCCCGGCGCTGCTCGACGGCGCTGATGTGGTCGGGCAGGCAGCCACGGGCACCGGAAAGACCGCCGCCTTCTCACTGCCAGTGCTCCATCGGCTCGCCGACCTCGATCGGAACGGGAAGCCGAGCGCTCTCGTGCTGGTGCCGACGAGGGAACTCGCCGCGCAGGTGTGTGAGGCGATGTACCGCTACGGCAGGCACCTCGGCATCCGGGTCGTCCCCGTGTACGGCGGCCAGCCGATGGGAAGGCAGCTGCGCAGCCTGGAAACCGGCGTGGATGTCGTCGTGGCCACGCCCGGCAGGGCGCTGGACCACCTCTCGCGCGGATCGCTGGACCTGTCGAAGTTGCGCATGGTCGTGCTCGACGAGGCTGACGAGATGCTCGACATGGGCTTCGCCGAGGACATCGACGCGATCCTCGACCAGACTCCCACCGACCGGCAGACCATGCTCTTCTCCGCCACCATGCCTCCGCGCATCAGCGGCATGGTGCGCCGCTACCTCCGCGAGCCGCGTCGCATCGAACTGACGAGGGCAGAGTCGATGAGCGGGGACGCCGCAGCGGTCACGCAGGTCGCCTACGTGGTCCCCCGAGGGCACAAGCCCGCGGCACTCGGCAGGGTTCTCGACATCGAGGCCCCGGAAGCGACGGTCGTCTTCTGCCGCACGAGGGAAGAGGTCGATCGCCTCACCGAGATCATGAACGGCCGCGGCTACCGCGCGGAGGCCTTGCATGGTGGTATGGACCAAAGCCAGCGCAACCGCGTGGTCGGGCGCCTGCGCGCCGGGACAGCCGACCTTGTCGTGGCCACCGATGTCGCCGCGCGAGGACTCGACATCGATCAGCTCACCCACGTGGTCAACTACGACGTGCCGAGTGCGCCCGAGATCTACGTGCACCGCATCGGACGGGTTGGGCGCGCCGGTCGCGAGGGCAGCGCCATCACACTCGCCGAACCGAGAGAACACCGCATGATCAAGACGATCGAGCGGGTCACCGGTCAGACCATCTCGGTGCGCAAGCTGCCGACCGTCGCCGATCTGCGAGCCCGTCGCCTCGAACTCACCCGTGTGGCGCTGCGTGAGGCACTGGTGGAAGCCGGCGATCTCGACCGCTACCGCGTCGTCGTCGAACCGCTGGCCGAGGAGTTCGACATCGTCGAGATCGCGCTCGCCGCGGTGAAACTCGCCCATGGTGCCGATGGCACCGACGGCGATGCCGAGATTCCCGACGTGGAACTGCGACCTCGGGACGACGGTCGTTCGCGGCGTGGTCCCAAGGACCGCGGTCCGAGGGACACGCGGCGCGGAAAGCGGCCCAGCGGTGGGATGACCCGTCTGTTCGTGAGCCTCGGTCGCAGGGCGGGTGTGCGCCCGCAGGATTTGGTCGGCGCCATCGCAGGCGAATCGCAGCTGCGAGGCAAGGACGTCGGTGCCATCGAGATCACCGACAAGTTCTCGCTGGTGGACGTGCCGGAGTCCGCTGCCGACGATGTCATCACGGCACTGCGCGACAGCAGCATCAAGGGGCGGAAGGTCGTCGTTCGCCGCGAGCGTTTCGCGAGCCGGTGACCCCGTGCGGGTGCGGCCCAGCGCATCGCATGCCATGTGACGTCGGCACAGTGGGCCGCACACCACGTGATGACGGCGCACTTCCGTCCACTGTCGCCCGCCTGCGCTGAGCACGGCGCGGTTCAGCGCAGGCCGCTCGCATGGAATACAGCCGCTATCGCCCCGGGGCTGACGCAAGGCGCCTGTGGTGCTTGGGATTGGCGGAGCCGCCTTGTGGTGCTCGGGCTGGCGCAAGGGCGCTTGTGGTGTCGGGGCTGACGCAAGATTCCTTGTGGCGCTTGGGATTGGCAGGGCTGCCTTGTGGCGCTTGGGATTAGCAAGGCTGCCTTGTGGTGCTTGGGGCTGACGGGCGCCAGCGGCCAGGTTGTCGGGTGCGGGTGCGGGTGCGGGCGCGGGTGCGAGGGTCGCGGTCGCGGGTGGTCTCGACGAAGGCACCTGAGCTGAGCGGCTGAGCGGGGTCGAGCTGGATCGCCAGGTGGGCCGCCACCGCCTGACACACAGCGCCGTGCGGCGCGTCGTCGTGCGCGTGGGTGACCCGGCCGGAGGCAAACCGGCCCCTCGACGCTGTGGGCGAGAAGTTTCTTTGGGGCGCCTCCACGTTTCGACATCTCGACGCGGTCTTCGCTTCGGGGAAACGGCGCTCCTCGAAGCGCTGCCACGCCGGGCTGAGCGGTCACTGCGGTCCCGGCCATCGGTGGCCGTGGAGCCGGTCAGCCGGGTTCAGGTGGTGTGGACGATCAGCACATCGACCCCTGATTTGCGCGCCACCTCGGAGGGAACCGAGCCGAGGATCCTGCCCGCGAGCGTGTTGAGCCCACGGTTGCCGACCACGAGCAGATCCGCGTCGTGGTCACGGACGATCTTGCGCAGCGACTCCACCGGACTGCCGACCACGGCGACGGTCTCCAGGGAGATCGCGCCCACTTTGGTGGCTCGCTCCCTTGCGGTGCGCAACGTCTCCTCGGCGGGAGCGGAGCCGACCACCTGGTATGCCTCGTCGCCGAGCACGTCCCTGGCTTTGTCCACCCTCTCCCTGCTCGCGGGGTAGTAGGCACACGCGATGACGAGGGTGGCCGCGGAGTCGGCTGCGACCTTCGCCGCGCGTTCGACAGCGGCGAGTGACGATTCCGAGCCGTCGGTGCCGACGACGACGGTGTTGTAGGCGGCCATCCGGTCCTCCAGTCGGGTGTCGTGCCGGGTCTGGAGGGTGACAGTAGCGGGTTGGAGACGGCCGCGCAGCAGTTACCTACTCGCGAGTCGGTTTTGTTGTGGTCACCGCTCGCACGCGCACTGTCGGTGCGGAAGCGCCGTCGCTGTTGTGTGCGGCCGGGTCCGTTGCCGGGCCGTCGCCGGACGGTGGGCGGCTGCCCGGCTGATCGTTGCCGCCCGTCGGGCCCCCGGTGCCGAGCGCCGATTCCGCCTCCGCGAGCATCGCCCTCGCCGCCTTGACCTGCTCGGCGATCCTGGAGCGAAGCGCGCGAAGCTCCTCGACGCGGGCCGTCGCCTCCGCGACGCGGCGGTTGGACTCCTCCGTCGCCTCCCTGACCCGGCGCTTGGCCTCGTCGGTGGCCTCGGCGACACGCGCGTTGGCCTCGCTGATCGAGTTCTGCTTGCGGCGGTTGGCGTCCTCGACGGATTCGCGGCGCCTGCGCTCGATCTCCGCCTCCGCCTTGGCCCGCTCGTCCGCGACCTGCGCCCTGATGGATGCCGCTTCCTCGGATGCCTCGCGCACCCGGCGTTCGGCCTCGGCCTTGCTCGCGGCTTCCTGCTCGGCCAGCACCCGCATCGACTCGGTGCGGCGCTGAGCCATCGCGATCTCGAAGTCCTCCTCGACCTGCGTGCGGCGCTGCTGCGCCTCGCGGTCGAGCCGGTCGCGTTCCTGCGCGGCCTCGGAGGTGATGCGTTCGCCCTCGGCGCGGGCGTCGTCGAGCACCTTGGCGTGCTCGGCCTCCATCTGCTTGCGCCGCTCGGCGAGCTCGGTGAGCAGCTGTTCGTATCGGGCGCGCATGGCGCTGGCGTCGGATTCGGCCTTGGCCCGGATGTGGCCTGCCTCGGCCTCCGCCCTGGCCTTGGTGTCGCTCGCCTCCTCCTGGGCGAGCCGCAACATGCGCTGGAGTCGCTCGGACAGTCCCTCGATGGACGTGGGTGGCTGGGCGAGCCGTTCGACCTGCCCCCGCAGATCGTCGATCTCGATGCGCGCGGCCTCCAACTGTCTCGCCAGGTCCTCGGCCTGTGAGATGGCGGCGTCGCGGTCGGACATGAGCATCTTGATGTCGGCGTCGAGCCGTTCCAGATGCTCATCGACCTGCGCGCGGTTGTAGCCACGCTTCTCGAAGTCGAAACCGGCACCCAGCGGCACGAGCTCCCGTTCCTCGCCAAGGCTCATGGTCCCCACCCTAGCGGGCGGGCTCTGCGGGCACTTTTCGGAGAGTCCGAAGGAGCGAGAGCGCTGTGTTTGACCGGCCGGCCAGTCCACGCGCATTCTGCTGGTACGGATCGCGACGAGGCGATCCGGTGCCCGCAGGAGGTGAGCATCGATGGCTCGGATTTCCGATCGGACCTCGGCGAGGCCCTGGACCAGACCACACGACTGGGCCGAGGTCGTGCTCGGCGCGGTCCTCGCCCTTTCGCCGATCTGGTTCGACACCAACACGGCCGCGACCTGGACGATGGTGGTGCTCGGAGCCCTCATCGTGCTGGACGGCCTTGTGTCGTTGGCGATGCCCGGCGCCGTCTACGGCGAGGGCGTGCAGATCGTGCTCGGCGCACTCGCCTTCATCTCGCCGTGGGTGATGGGCTACACCGAGTTCACGGGTGCCGCGTGGACGTCCTGGATCGTCGGCGGGCTGACTGTGATCGCGGGTGCGGCTGCCCTTCCACTGGCCACAGCCGCCCACCGTATGGCAGGTCAGCACTGAGCGCGGGGCCGCGCGGGACGATCAGTAGCTCGTCGGCCCCTTTCTTCTGTCGAGTGCTCGCGCATCGTGAACGGGCGCGGGCACTCGAAGGGCTGTTCGTGACGTGAGAGGGCGGTGAGTGCGAATGCCCCGGAGGCAGGACGGCGCTGTGCCGGATGCTTCGGCGAGGGAACGGATTCTCCAGGCCGCCGAGCGGCTCTTCGCGGAGTTCGGTTTCCAGGCGACTCCCACGTCCCGGATCGCCGAGGCGGCCGACGTTCCGAAGAGTCTCGTGCATTACTACTTCCGCCGCAAACCCGATCTGTTGACGGCGCTGGTGGAACGGCTGCCCGACGAACGGATCGACCCCGCGAGAGTGGTGGTGCGGGGTGACGTCGCCGAGAGCCTGCACCGGCTGGTCACCGAGTTGGACCGCAGGTTGTCCTCCTCGCGCGTGTTGTCGCACCTGCTGTGGCGTGAGGCCGACACCCACAGCGTTGTGCGGGAGGCGTTGCGCAACCGCTACGAGGCTTTGATCGCGCAGGTTCGCGCGGTGATCCTCGCGGCGGGGGTGCCCGCGCGGATGGCCGCCGACGTCGAGAGCGCGTCGGTACTGGTGGCGCGCGCCGTCAGCCACCGGCATTCGGTGGCGCGGCACACGGCGACACCGGAGGAGATGCGCGCAGAGCTGTCGTTCATCGCCTCGGCCCTCACGGCCAGAACGCGAAGGGCCGACCGGGCTGCCGCCGAGTGACCGGAAGGGTCGGGACCTGGCCGACCGAGGCACTGCCGACACCGCGCCAGCGCACCGTGGCCGGGTCCGTCAGGAGGCACCCTCCGGCGCCGTCGGAGTTGACGCCGACGCCCACCGACCGTGAGACGTCAGTGGTCCCCGGCCTGGCCGGGGTCGGCTGCGGGCTCGACGAGTTCCACCAGCACGCCGCCCGCGTCCTTCGGATGCACGAAGTTGACCTTGCTGCCCGCCGTGCCCTTGCGGGCCTGTGCGTAGAGCACACGCAGCCCTGCCGACCGCAGCGCGTCCGCGGCGGCTTCGACGTCGGTGACGCGGTAGGCGAGTTGCTGGAGTCCAGGGCCGCTGCGGTCGAGGAACTTGGCGATGGTCGATCGTTCGTCAACCGGTGCCAGCAACTGCACGGCGGCCCCGCCGGTGTCGCCGGGCGCCCGCAGCATCGCCTCACGGACACCCTGCTCCTCGTTCACCTCGACGTGGGTGACGACCAGCCCGAAGTGCTTCGTGTGGAACGCGATGGCGGCGTCGAGGTCGGGCACGGCGATGCCGACATGATCGACAGCCGTGATGAATCTCGACAGCGAGTCCAGTGCCTCGTCCATGGTCACGGAGGATAGACCGTCCCCTGCGCACAGCAGTGATGTCGGTCGCGATCGGCCGGGCGGGGTCGGGGAAACGGTATCGTCGAAACATCGCTGATGCGCTGCGCCAGCGTCCCGCACCGTCGCGTCGATGACTCGCAGGAGGCATGTTGTGTCCGGTTCCGTGATCCTGGGCGCCGCCCGCACCCCGGTCGGAAAGCTTCTCGGCTCGTTGAAGGATTTCTCCGGCGCGCAGCTGGGTGGAATCGCCATCAAGGCGGCGTTGGAGCGAGCCGGCGTTCCGGCCGATGCCGTTCAGTACACGATCATGGGGCAGGTGCTCACCGCGGGCGCGGGACAGATCCCGGCGCGCCAGGCCGCCGTCGCCGCGGGCATTCCTATGGACGTCCCCGCGCTGACCATCAACAAGGTGTGTCTGTCGGGTCTCGACGCCATCGCGCTCGCCGACCAGCTGATTCGTGCTGGCGAGTTCGACCTCGTCGTCGCGGGCGGCCAGGAGTCCATGTCGCAGGCGCCGCACCTGTTGCCGACGTCGCGCACCGGTGTCAAGTACGGCAATGCGACCCTCCTGGACCACATGGCTCACGACGGTCTGTTCTGCGCGTTCGACCAGGTGGCGATGGGTGAGTCCACCGAGCGCCACAACTCCCGTTACGGCCTGACCCGTGAGGAGCAGGACGCCTTCTCGGCCCGATCGCACCAGCGCGCTGCCAAGGCCGCTGCCAACGGTGTGTTCGACGACGAGATCGTTCCCGTCGAGATCCCGCAGCGCAAGGGTGACCCCGTGCTGTTCTCCTCGGACGAGGGTGTGCGGGCCGACACCACCGCCGAGGGACTGGCGAGGCTGCGGCCTGCGTTCGCAGCCGATGGCACGATCACGGCGGGGTCGGCGTCGCAGATCTCCGACGGTGCGGCCGCTGTCGTCGTGGCGAGCAGGGCGAAGGCGGAGGAACTCGGCATCACCCCGCTTGCCGAGATCGGCGCGCATGGCGTGGTGGCAGGTCCCGACGCCAGCCTCCACGAGCAGCCGTCCAACGCGATCAAGGCTGCTCTCGCCAAGGCGAAGCTGGACGCGGACGCCCTCGACCTCGTGGAGATCAATGAGGCGTTCGCCGCCGTGGGCCTGGTGTCCGCGCGCAAGCTCGGTCTCGACGAGGAGAAGGTCAACGTCAACGGCGGTGCCATCGCGATCGGCCACCCCATCGGCGCCTCCGGCGCGCGTCTCGTCGTGCACCTGGTGCACGAGCTGAGGCGCAGGGGCGGCGGTCTCGGCGCGGCCGCGCTGTGTGGCGGTGGCGGCCAGGGCGACGCGCTGCTGCTCAAGGTCTGATCTTGTCACTGGTGTGCGCGCTCGCGTCGGTGAGCGCGCACACCAGCGCGGCGATCGCGGGTTGGAAGGCGTGGCTGGCCGGGGCCGCGTAACCCACCACCACGCCGTCGTATTTCCGTTCACCACTTGTGATCCAGTGCGGGCCCAGTGTGGCGAGCTGGAGCGAGTGCCTGCGGGCCGCGCTGATCACGTCGGCCTCCTTCGGTCCCCCGTCGGGTAGGGGGATCAGCACGTGCAGACCGGCCGAGAT comes from Saccharomonospora xinjiangensis XJ-54 and encodes:
- a CDS encoding acetyl-CoA C-acetyltransferase, whose amino-acid sequence is MSGSVILGAARTPVGKLLGSLKDFSGAQLGGIAIKAALERAGVPADAVQYTIMGQVLTAGAGQIPARQAAVAAGIPMDVPALTINKVCLSGLDAIALADQLIRAGEFDLVVAGGQESMSQAPHLLPTSRTGVKYGNATLLDHMAHDGLFCAFDQVAMGESTERHNSRYGLTREEQDAFSARSHQRAAKAAANGVFDDEIVPVEIPQRKGDPVLFSSDEGVRADTTAEGLARLRPAFAADGTITAGSASQISDGAAAVVVASRAKAEELGITPLAEIGAHGVVAGPDASLHEQPSNAIKAALAKAKLDADALDLVEINEAFAAVGLVSARKLGLDEEKVNVNGGAIAIGHPIGASGARLVVHLVHELRRRGGGLGAAALCGGGGQGDALLLKV